Below is a window of Georgenia soli DNA.
CTCGGTCATCTTCGTCCCGCCGGCCCACACCAAGGCCGCCGTGATCGAGGCCGTCGACGCCGGGATGCCGCTCGTCGTCATCATCACCGAGGGCGTCCCGGTGGCCGACACCGCCGAGTTCTTCACCTACGCCGAGTCCAAGGGCGTCCGCCTCATCGGCCCCAACTGCCCGGGCATCATCACCCCCGGACAGTCCAACGTGGGCATCACCCCGGCGAACATCACCGGCCCCGGCCGCATCGGCCTGGTGTCGAAGTCCGGCACGCTGACCTACCAGATGATGTACGAGCTCTCCGACATCGGCTTCACCACCTGCATCGGCATCGGTGGCGACCCGATCATCGGGACCACGCACATCGACGCGCTGCAGGCCTTCCAGGACGACCCGGACACCGAGCTCATCGTCATGATCGGCGAGATCGGCGGCGACGCCGAGGAGCGGGCCGCGGCCTTCATCAAGGAGAACGTGACCAAGCCGGTCGTCGGCTACGTCGCGGGCTTCACCGCCCCCGAGGGCAAGACGATGGGCCACGCCGGCGCCATCGTCTCCGGCTCCTCCGGCACCGCCGAGGCCAAGAAGGTCGCCCTCGAGGCGGCCGGCGTCAAGGTCGGCAAGACGCCGTCCGAGACCGCACGCCTCGCCCGCGAGGTGCTGGGGGCCTGATCCGCACCCGCCCCTGACGACGGCGGCCGTTCCCCACCGGGGGCGGCCGCCGTCGTCGTCCCGGAGGTTCTTCGGGCACCGCCACGCCCGCCGCGAGGCGGCCCCGGCGGAGTCCTCCGGGCCGACACGCCGCGTCGGCACCGGCCCCAGAGGCGCCGCAGGCCGGACCATGGAAGGCGATGCCCGCCGACACCCGCGTACCGCACGTCATCGACGTGCCGACGACGACACCACCCGCCCGACGCCTGCCCGAGGGCTGGCTCCGGGGACTGGTCGGCGGCGTGGAGGCGGCGGTGCTGAGCTGGCTGACGCTGGTCGTGCCGGCCGTCGCCGCCTACGTCGCGACCGCCGCCGCCCCGGCGCTCGGCAGCGCCGACTGGCAGACCGCGGCCCGCACCGGAACCGCCCTCTGGCTCCTCGCCCACGGCGGCTCGGTGACCGTCGGCGGTGGTGAGGTGTCGCTCCCGCCGCTCGGGCTGACGCTGATCAGCCTGGCGCTGGTCTACGGCGCCACCCGCCGCATGCGCCTGGACAGCTACGTCACGGGCGCCTGCGCCGTGCTCGGCTTTCTCCTCGCCATGCTGGTCGCCTCGCTGGTCGCCGGGCCGGGGGTCGACGTCGGGGCGCTCGCCGGAGGTGCCGCGCTCGCTGTCCTCGGCGTCGGGCTCGGGGTCCGCCGGGCGGGTACGCCCGCGCCGCGCTGGTGGACGACCTGGCGGGACCGGGTGCCCGCGTGGGTGAGCGGGGGGCTGCACGGTGCGGGCTGGGCGCTGGCCGGGCTCGTCGTGCTGGCCGTGGTCGCGCTGGCGGTGGGGACGGCCGTCGGCTGGGACCGGGTGCGCCTCGTCCAGGACGCCTACGTGCTCGACGTCGTCAGCACCGTCGTCATGGTCCTCGCCCAGCTGCTCTACCTGCCGACCCTGCTCGTGTGGGCGCTGTCCTGGGTGGCCGGTCCAGGTTTCGCCGTCGGGACCGGGACCTCCTTCGCCCCCGGGGAGGTGCTCGCGGCGCCCCTGCCGGCCGTCCCGGCCCTCGGTGCCCTGCCGTCCCCGGAGGCGCCCGGACCGCAGTGGGTGGTCGTCGCGCCGGTGCTGGTGGGGGTCGTCGTCGGGGTGCTGCTGCACCGCCGACGCCGGGAGCCCTCGCTCGCCCGCGCGGCCGGCGGTGCCGCGGTCGCCGCCCTCGGGGCCGCGCTCGCGGTCGGGCTGCTGGTCCTCGCGGCGGCCGGCTCGATCGGCCCCGGGCGGATGGCCGACGTCGGGGCGGACCCGCTCGCCGTCGCCGGCATGGTCGTCGCCGAGGTCGGTGCGGGCGCGTTCCTGACGGTCGTGGCGCTGCACCCGCGCACCGCGGAGCTGGTGGTGGCCGGCGTCCGGGGCGCCCGGGAGAGGGTGGGCGAGGCGGCGGGCCGGCAACGCGCCCGGCGCGCCGGCGGCACCGTCGCCGAGGACACCGCTTCACGCGACGCCGCCCAGGAGCCGTCGTCCCACGACACCGCCCAGGACACCGAGTCGGACGACGAGGGCGCACAGGGCGGCGCGCACGACGCCGGCGCACACCGCGACCGCCGCGAGAGCGGGCACCCGGGCCCGGCCGAGGGCGAAGGGGCGGCCGGCGGTACCGCCGCGCCGCGCGAGCCGGCGGGCCGGCCCACCGGCCGCTGGCACGCCGTGACCTCCGCGGAGACCCCTGCCGACCCCGGCGGCCCGGGTGCCCCCGGCGAGGTAGCCGCTACGCCCCGGCGCGCCGGCCGGGACGGTGCGCCGTCGGCCGCTCCGGGCAGGTGGTCCGGGCTGTCGCTGTCCGACTGGGAGAGCCCGGAACGGGACTGACCGGCCGCGCAGCCCGCTGCGGGGAGCCCCCTTCGGCTAGCCCTGCCGCGCCCCCTCGAGCACCTGCCGCATGCGTTCGTCGAGCGAGTGCTCCAGCTGGGCGACGCAGGAGTCCTTCGCCTGCGTGGTGATCGCCCCGGCCATGCACTCCGAGTACGCGCCGTACTCCCGCCAGAGCACGGCCTGCCCGGACGCGGCCAGGCCCATGAACGCCGCCAGCACCAGCCCGACAATCAGCACCGGGGTGACCGAGCCTCGGACCTTCGCGGCGCGCACCTTCACCAGGGCGACGATCCCCACGGCCAGTGCCGCGACGCACAGCAGGCCGGGCAGGAGCAGCCAGGGCCAGGGGAGGGTCAGCAGGCCGAGCCCGAGCGCGACGACGAGCGTGAGGCCGAAGACCCGGACCCAGCGCAGGGCGTTCGCCTGCGCGGCCTCGTCCACCGGTCCCGGCGCGGGTCGTCCGCCGCGGGGAGGTGGCAGCGTCCCGGGGCCCTGCCGGGGCGGCTCCCCCTGGCGGGGCGGTCGTAGCTGCTGATCGGGCATGCCCCCCATCATTCCCCACCGGGCAGTTACCCTCGCCAGCGTGATCAGCGACGCGCCCGGCAGACTCCACCCCCACCCCGGCAGGCCCGCCCGCCTCGTCGTGCTCGTCTCGGGCGGCGGCTCCAACCTCGCGGCGCTGCTCGAGGCCACCCAGGACCCGGCCTACGGGGCCCGCGTGGTCGCCGTCGGCGCCGACCGGGAGGGCACCGGGGGAGTGGCGATGGCGCAGGAGGCCGGGATCCCCACGTTCGTCGAGCGGGTCGGGGGCTACCCGGACCGGGCCGCGTGGGACGCCGCGCTCACCGCCGCGGTGGCCGCCCACGAGCCCGACCTCGTCATCTCCGCGGGGTTCCTGAAGCTGTGCGGCGCGCAGTTCCTCGAGCGCTTCGGGGGCCGCTACGTCAACACCCACAACACGCTGCTGCCGGCGTTCCCGGGCATCCACGGTCCCCGCGACGCCCTCGACTACGGCGTGAAGCTCGCCGGGGCCACCCTCTTCTTCGTCGACCAGGGGGTGGACACCGGCGCGATCCTCGCCCAGGTGGCCGTCCCCGTCCTCGAGGACGACGACGTCGACACGCTCACCGAGCGCATCAAGGTCGCCGAGCGTGCCCAGCTCGTCGAGCAGGTCGGGCGCCTCGCCCGCGAGGGGTGGCGCATCGAGGGCCGCCGCGTGCGCCTCGGGGGCTGAGCCGGCCGGTTCGGTAAGGTGGGCCCCGGCCGTGACTGGCGAAGGTGGAGCACACCACCGGGGAGCGGCCGGAAGTTCCCGTCGGGGCACCGCACGCCTGGGTGCCTGGGTCGGGCGTCTCGACGCCCGCTGCACACGCCGTCGACCCAGGAGCTTTTGCCATGAGCCAGAACATCGTCGAGCCCGTCGGGGACCAGGTCCCGCTGCGCCGCGCGCTCGTGTCCGTCTACGACAAGACGGGCCTGACCGAGCTCGCCACCGCCCTGCACGCCGCGGGCGTCGAGATCGTCTCGACCGGATCCACCGCGCGCACCATCGCGGAGGCCGGCGTGCCCGTCACGCCCGTGGAGGACGTCACCGGGTTCCCCGAGTGCCTCGACGGCCGCGTCAAGACCCTGCACCCGCGCGTGCACGCGGGCGTCCTCGCCGACCGCCGCCTCGCCAGCCACCGTGAGGAGCTCACCGAGCTCGGCGTCGCACCCTTCGACCTGGTGGTCGTCAACCTCTACCCGTTCACGCAGACCGTCGCCTCCGGCGCCGGCGTCGACGAGTGCGTCGAGCAGATCGACATCGGCGGGCCCACCATGGTCCGCGCCGCGGCGAAGAACCACCCGTCCGTCGCCGTCGTCGTCGACCCGTCCCGGTACGACGACGTCGCCCGCGCCGCGGCCGGCGGCGGCTTCACGCTCGTCGAGCGCCGGGCGCTGGCCGCCCAGGCGTTCCGGCACACCGCCACCTACGACGTCGCCGTCGCCTCCTGGATGGGCAACGTCCTCGCGCCCGACGACGAGGTCGACGGCACCGCGACCGGCTTCCCCGGCTGGGTCGGCGCCACCTGGGACCGCCAGGCGGTGCTGCGCTACGGCGAGAACCCGCACCAGCGCGCCGCCCTCTACACCAGCGGGTACGGCGAGGCCGGGCTGGCCCAGGCGGAGCAGCTGCACGGCAAGGCCATGAGCTACAACAACTACGTGGACGCCGACGCCGCCTGGCGCGCCGCCCACGACCACGTCGGGCCCGCCGTCGCCGTCGTCAAGCACAACAACCCCTGCGGGATCGGCACCGGCGAGGACATCGCCGAGGCCCACCGCAAGGCGCACGCCTGCGACCCGGTCTCCGCCTACGGCGGCGTGGTCGCAGCCAACCGCCCGGTCACCGCGGCCATGGCCGAGCAGCTCGCCCCGGTCTTCACCGAGGTCGTCCTCGCCCCCGACTTCGAGGCGGCCGCGGTCGAGATCCTCTCCCGCAAGAAGAACGTCCGGCTGCTGCGCGTCGCCGGGGCGTCCCGCGGCGCCGTCGAGACGCGCCCGATCAGCGGCGGGCTGCTCATGCAGGCGACCGACCGCATCGACGCGCCCGGCGACGACCCCGCCGCCTGGACCCTGGCTGCCGGCCCCGCCGCCGACGAGGCGACCCTCGCGGACCTCGAGTTCGCGTGGCGGGCCGTGCGCGCCGTGAAGTCCAACGCCGTCCTGCTCGCCCGCGACGGCGCGAGCGTCGGCGTCGGCATGGGCCAGGTCAACCGGGTCGACTCCTGCCGCCTCGCGGTCGAGCGCGCCAACACCCTGGGGACGCCGGTGACCTCCGACGTCGACGCGGCCGGCGGGGCCGAGAACGTCGCCGGCGCCGCCGCCCCGGAGCGCGCCCGCGGGGCCGTGGCCGCCTCGGACGCGTTCTTCCCGTTCGCCGACGGCCTGCAGGTGCTGGTCGACGCCGGCGTGCGCGCCGTCGTGCAGCCGGGAGGGTCGATCCGCGACGAGGAGGTCGTCGCGGCGGCCGAGGCGGCCGGCGTCACGATGTACTTCACCGGTACCCGCCACTTCGCGCACTGAGCCGCACGCCGGCTCACCGCCCTGTCCGGTAAGTGCTCCTGAGCAGGATCAGTCCTCCCAGGACGACTCACTCTGCGGAGGAGCACTTACCGGCCGGGGAGGGGGCCGACTGCGCCTCAGCCCTGGACGACGGCCCGGCGCAGCGGCACCGCCGGGTCGAGCGCCGCCTCGAGGTCCAGGACCGGCCGGGCGCCGCCGGCGAGAAGCTTGCGCAGGGGGGAGACGTCCCGCGGACGGTCGACCGTGAACCCGGCCACGAGCCGGGCGGGACCCGCCGCGGGGTCCTCCGGCAGGTAGGCGTCCCGCGTGACGTACAGGGCGGTCCAGGGCCCCGTTGCGGGATCGCCGCGCAGCACGACCTCCTCGCCGTCGTGCGGACGGCCGACCAGCGTCAGCTCGTGCCCGAGCTGGGTGGAGAAGACGTAGGGCGCGGGCGTGCCGGGGGCGTTGCGGCCCAGCAGGCCGGCGGCGACCGCAGCCGGGTGCGTCAGCGCGGCGTCCCAGTGCCCGCCCGGGACGGTCCCGACCCCGGCGACGGCCATGTCGGCGCAGTCGCCCACCGCCCGGACCGACGGCGGGCCGCCGACCACCCTGCCGGACTCGTCGACCGGGACCGCGCCGCGGGGCGTCAGCGGCAGGGCGCCGGCCAGCCACGCTGTCGCCGGCCGGACCCCTGTCGCCGCGAGCACGACGTCGGCGGGCAGCACCTCCCCGCCGGCGAGCTCCACCTCGCCCGGGCGTACCGCGGCGACCGGCGCGTCGCACCGCAGCTCCACCCCCGCGGCGGCGTACCAGGGCACCGTCAGCGCCCCGACGCGGGTGCCGACCTGCCGGGCCAGCGGCGTCGGTGCCGCCTCGACGACGCTCACGCGGCACCCCTGCGCCGCGGCCAGGCCGGCGACCTCCGCGCCGATCCACCCGGCGCCGACGACGACGAGCCGCGTGCCCGGCACGAGCATCGTGCGGAGCCGGTCGGCGTCGGCCGCCTCGTGCAGGAACACCGCGCCGGTCCAGGCACCCGGCGCGACCGCGTGCGCTCCCACCGCCAGGACGGCCGCGTCGGCCTCGAGCGCCACCCGGGCGCCGGCCGGCGGACGAGCCGCTGCCGATCCCGCGGGGTGCGCGGCGGCGGCGCCCGCGTCGACCGGTTCCACCACCACCCGCACGCAGCCGTCCTCGGCCTCCAGGTGCACGGCGCGGTAGCCGCGCAGCACCCGGTCGGCGAGCGCGCCCAGGTCCCCGTACCCCTCGCCGCTCAGCCACAGCGGCTCCGTCCGGGAGAACAGCTCCTTGGACAGCGGCGGCCGGTCGTAGGGCGCGGTCAGCTCGTCGCCGACGACCGTGATGTCGCCGTCGAACCCCTGGGACCGCAGCTCGGTCACCGTGCGCAGGCCCGCCAGCCCGGCGCCGACGACGAGCACGGACCTCGGCGGGGCGGCAGGGTCGGGCGGGACGGAACCGGGGTCGGCGGCGGGCGCGGGCACGCTGCCACGGTAGTCTCGTCCTCGAGATGACCAGCACCCGCCTGCTCCGGACGACGGCCTTCGCCGTCGTCGCGGCGGCGATCGTCGCCGTGTGCGCGCTCGCCGTGCTGGTGGACGCGCGCACCGGCGTCACCGCGCTCGCCGCGTTCCTCGCGGTCGGTGCGCTGCTGCGCGCCGTGGTCCCGGAGTCCGTCGTCCCCGGAGCACGGACCCGCACGTTCGACGTCGTGTTCCTCCTCGCGCTCGCCGTCGTCCTCGGCTACCTCAGCCCGTGGGGCAACGCGACCCTTCCCGCGGGGAGCTAAGAGCTCCTGACCTCAGCCCCGACAGGTTCGTACCTTCGCCGTCCGCATAATCCTGCGGCTCCCGGCGAGGCGGACCGGAGAATGGACCGGTGAGTGGAATAGCCGTCGACATCGCCCTCGTGCTCCTCTTCATCCTGCTGGGCGGGGTGTTCGCGGCGTCGGAGATGGCGCTCGTCTCGCTGCGGGAGAGCCAGGTTCGCGCGATGGCCGCCCGGGGGCGCGCAGGCGCGCGGGTCGCCAAGCTGACCGGGGACTCCAACCGGTTCCTCTCCGCCGTCCAGGTGGGCGTCACGCTCGCGGGCTTCTTCTCCGCGTCGTTCGGCGCCGCACAGATCGCGCCCGTCATCGCCCCGGTCCTCGCAGGCTGGGGGGTGCCGGAGTCCCTGGCGCACGGCATCGCGTTCATCGCCACCACCGTGGTCATCTCCTACCTCTCCCTCGTGCTCGGCGAGCTCGTGCCCAAGCGCCTCGCCATGCAGAGCGCCGAGAAGTTCTCCCTCGTCGTGGCGACCCCGCTGGACTGGATCGCGACCGTCCTGCGCCCGGTGATCTGGTTCCTGGGCGCCTCGGTCGACGTCGTGATGCGCCTGCTCGGCCGTGACCCGAGCGCCCAGCGCGAGGAGATGGGGACGGACGAGCTGCGCTCGCTCGTCGCCGAGCACGAGTCCCTCGGGGCGGAGGAGCGTGACATGGTCGTCGAGCTGCTCTCGGTGGGGGAGCGCACCGTGCAGGAGATCATGACGCCCCGCACCGAGGTGGAGTTCCTCGACGCCGCCATGACGGTGGAGGAGGCGCAGCGCCTCGTGGGCACGCTCGAGCACTCCCGCTACCCGGTCTGCGGGGAGAACAGCGACGACGTCCTCGGCTTCGTCCACGTCCGCGACCTCATCAGCCCCGCGCCGCACGTGCGCACGATCGGTGACCTGGTCCGCGACCTGCTCTTCTTCCCGACGGGCAAGCTCGTCCTCAACGCCCTGACGGAGATGCGCAAGAGCCACGCGCACCTCGCCGTCGTCGTGGACGAGTACGGCGGCACCGACGGCATCGTCACCCTCGAGGACGTCGTCGAGGAGTTCGTCGGGCAGATCCAGGACGAGTACGACCGTGAGGCGCCCGAGGTCCTCGGGCACGGCCAGGTCGAGAGCGTCGCGGGGCTCCTGGGCCGTGCCGAGGTGGCCAGGCTCCTCGGGCAGGAGCTGCCCGACGGGCCCTACGACACCCTCGCCGGTTTCGTGATGGCCGAGCTCGGCCGGCTGCCCCGGGTGGGCGACGCCGTGACGTGGGGCGACACCGTGCTGACGGTGACCGAGATGGACGGCCGGCGGGTCGACCGCGTGGAGATCCGACGCCCCAGCCCCCTGCCCACCGCCTGATATCTCGATATCGAGTAATCTGGCTGTCGCGCCGGGGCCCCGGTGCGAGAGGAGCGATCTGCGCCCTTTCCGGGCGGTCAGGAGTGTTGCGGGACCATGACGAAGATCAAGGTGGCGGGTCCGGTCGTCGAGCTCGACGGCGACGAGATGACGCGCATCATCTGGCAGTTCATCAAGGACCGTCTCATCCACCCCTACCTGGACGTGGACCTGCGCTACTACGACCTGTCGATCCAGAACCGTGACGCCACGGACGACCAGGTCACCATCGACGCGGCGAACGCCATCAAGGAGCACAACGTCGGGGTCAAGTGCGCCACGATCACGCCCGACGAGGCCCGTGTCGAGGAGTTCGGCCTCAAGAAGATGTGGGTCTCGCCCAACGGCACGATCCGCAACATCCTCGGCGGCGTGGTGTTCCGCGAGCCGATCATCATCTCCAACGTCCCGCGTCTGGTGCCGGGCTGGACCAAGCCGATCGTCATCGGCCGTCACGCGCACGGCGACCAGTACAAGGCCACCAACTTCAAGGTGCCCGGCGCCGGCCAGCTGACCATCACCTTCACGCCGGAGGACGGCTCGGAGCCGATCCAGCACGTCGTCGCCAACTACGGCGAGGACGGCGGCGTCGCCATGGGGATGTACAACTACAACAAGTCCATCGCGGACTTCGCTCGGGCCTCGTTCTCCTACGGCCTCCAGCGCAACTACCCCGTGTACCTCTCCACGAAGAACACGATCCTCAAGGCCTACGACGGCGCCTTCAAGGACATCTTCCAGGAGGTCTTCGACAACGAGTACAAGGCCCAGTTCGACGAGGCCGGCCTCACCTACGAGCACCGCCTCATCGACGACATGGTCGCCTCCGCCATGAAGTGGGAGGGCGGCTACGTCTGGGCCTGCAAGAACTACGACGGCGACGTCCAGTCCGACACGGTCGCCCAGGGCTTCGGCTCGCTCGGCCTGATGACCTCCGTGCTGATGACGCCGGACGGCAAGACCGTCGAGGCGGAGGCCGCCCACGGCACCGTCACGCGGCACTACCGCCAGCACCAGCAGGGCAAGCCGACCTCGACCAACCCGATCGCCTCGATCTTCGCCTGGACCGGTGGCCTCAAGCACCGCGGCAAGCTCGACGGCACCCCCGAGGTCACCGGCTTCGCCGAGGCCCTCGAGGACGTCGTCATCAAGACGGTCGAGTCCGGGAAGATGACGAAGGACCTCGCCCTGCTCGTGGGCAAGGACCAGGAGTGGCAGTCCACCGAGGAGTTCCTCGCGACCCTCGACGAGAACCTGCAGGCCCGCCTGGGCTGACGCCACCGCGTCGCCGAGAACGCCCTCGCTGCTCGTCCGCCTCGCGGTTCGAGCGGTGAGGGCGTTCTCGTCGTGCCGGCCGCGCGGACGGACGGACGGAGAGGAGCGGTACGAGAACTGGTGGGGCGTCTCGTGGAGTGACGCCTCGAGGAGGTCGTGACGCCTCGAGGAGGAGTTGACGTCTCGCTGGCTGGTGGGCGGGGTCGGGGGACGTCGTGGGCCGGACTTCGGACGCCGGAGGGTGGCGCACGGCACAGGGAGTAATCTTGATGCCGAGATATCTCCCACCCCAGAAGGAGTGCGTCGATGACCACGACACCGGTGAACGTCACCGTGACCGGAGCTGCCGGCCAGATCGGGTACGCCCTGCTGTTCCGCATCGCCTCGGGCCAGCTGCTCGGACCGGACACCCCGGTGAAGCTGCGTCTGCTGGAGATCCCCCAGGGCGTCAAGGCGGCCGAGGGGACCGCGATGGAGCTGGACGACTGCGCCTTCCCGCTCCTGGCCGGCATCGACATCTTCGACGACCCGAAGCAGGGCTTCGAGGGCGCCAACGTCGCGCTGCTCGTCGGCGCCCGCCCCCGCACCAAGGGCATGGAGCGCGGCGACCTCCTCGAGGCCAACGGCGGCATCTTCAGGCCGCAGGGCGAGGCGATCAACGCCGGCGCCGCGGACGACATCCGCGTGCTCGTCGTGGGCAACCCCGCCAACACCAACGCCCTCATCGCCCAGCAGCACGCCCCGGACGTCCCGGCCGAGCGCTTCACCGCGATGACCCGCCTCGACCACAACCGCGCGCTGAGCCAGCTCGCCGCCAAGACCGGTGCGCCCGTCTCGGCGATCAAGAACCTCACCATCTGGGGCAACCACTCCGCCACCCAGTACCCGGACATCTTCCACGCGACGGTCGACGGGAAGCCGGCCTCCGAGCTCGTGGACCACTCCTGGCTGGAGGAGGACTTCATCCCGACCGTCGCCAAGCGCGGCGCCGCCATCATCGAGGCCCGCGGCGCCTCCTCCGCCGCCTCGGCCGCGAACGCGGCCATCGACCACGTCTACGACTGGGTCAACGGCACCGGCGAGGACTCCTGGACCTCCGCCGCCATCGTCTCCGACGGCTCCTACGGCGTGCCCGAGGGCCTCATCTCGTCCTTCCCCGTGCGGGCGAAGGACGGTAAGTGGGAGATCGTCCAGGGGCTCGAGGTCTCGGAGTTCTCGCGCGGCAAGATCGACGCCTCGGTCGCCGAGCTCACCGAGGAGCGCGACGCCGTCAAGGAGCTCGGCCTCGTCTGACGGACGCCGACGGCGCTGCCCGACGGCGGCGGAGCCTCCCGGCCGAACGCCCCGACACCTTCCGAGGTGTCGGGGCGTTCGCCGTGCGGCGGGCGTCGCCGTGCGGCGGGCGTTCGCCGTGCGGCGGGCGTTCGCCGTGCGCCGGGCGTCGCCGTGGTCCGGGGCGTCTGCGCCCCGACGACCGGGGACTTGCTGTCATGGCATTTGCAACCCTTGCTGCAAAGTTGCAAACGCCGCTAGTGTCGGGCCGACCTGCGCGCCGTGGCGCAGCCGACGAAGGAGTCCTCGAGCATGAATCGTCCGCGCACCGCCGTGGCCGCGCTGAGCGTCAGCGCGCTCGCGCTCGGCGGGCTGACCGCCGCCGTCGTCCCGGCCGCCGCCACCTCGCCCAGCCTGGTGACCGCCCCGGCCGCGCCCACGGGGGCCGGCCGCCAGGTCGTTCTCGCCGGCTCCCTGCAGTCCGAGCTCGGCTGCGCCGGCGACTGGGAGACCGCCTGCGGGGCCACCACGCTCACGCCGACGGACGTCCCGGACGTCTACGCGCTCGAGGCCGAGGTCCCGGCCGGGTCGTACGAGTACAAGGTCGCCCTCGACGGCACCTGGGACGAGTCCCACCCGGCCGCGAACCTCCCGCTGCACCTGACGGCGCCGGCGACGCTGCGCTTCGTCTTCGACGACACCACCGACCGCGTCAGCCTCGAGCTGCCGGACCTCGCCGGCGACTACACCGCCGCCGACGACGCGCTCGTCGCCGAACCGGTGCGCGCCCCCGGCTCGGGGGAGAACTTCTACTTCGTCCTCACCGACCGCTTCGCCAACGGCGACCCCGCCAACGACGCCGGCGGCCTCGACGGTGACCGCCTCACCACCGGGTTCGACCCCA
It encodes the following:
- the sucD gene encoding succinate--CoA ligase subunit alpha, producing MSIFLNSSSKVIVQGMTGAMGQIHTSRMLNSGTQIVGGVNPRKAGTSVDFDVQPLGPGAESREAGNVSVPVFGSVAEAREATGADVSVIFVPPAHTKAAVIEAVDAGMPLVVIITEGVPVADTAEFFTYAESKGVRLIGPNCPGIITPGQSNVGITPANITGPGRIGLVSKSGTLTYQMMYELSDIGFTTCIGIGGDPIIGTTHIDALQAFQDDPDTELIVMIGEIGGDAEERAAAFIKENVTKPVVGYVAGFTAPEGKTMGHAGAIVSGSSGTAEAKKVALEAAGVKVGKTPSETARLAREVLGA
- a CDS encoding DUF6350 family protein, encoding MPADTRVPHVIDVPTTTPPARRLPEGWLRGLVGGVEAAVLSWLTLVVPAVAAYVATAAAPALGSADWQTAARTGTALWLLAHGGSVTVGGGEVSLPPLGLTLISLALVYGATRRMRLDSYVTGACAVLGFLLAMLVASLVAGPGVDVGALAGGAALAVLGVGLGVRRAGTPAPRWWTTWRDRVPAWVSGGLHGAGWALAGLVVLAVVALAVGTAVGWDRVRLVQDAYVLDVVSTVVMVLAQLLYLPTLLVWALSWVAGPGFAVGTGTSFAPGEVLAAPLPAVPALGALPSPEAPGPQWVVVAPVLVGVVVGVLLHRRRREPSLARAAGGAAVAALGAALAVGLLVLAAAGSIGPGRMADVGADPLAVAGMVVAEVGAGAFLTVVALHPRTAELVVAGVRGARERVGEAAGRQRARRAGGTVAEDTASRDAAQEPSSHDTAQDTESDDEGAQGGAHDAGAHRDRRESGHPGPAEGEGAAGGTAAPREPAGRPTGRWHAVTSAETPADPGGPGAPGEVAATPRRAGRDGAPSAAPGRWSGLSLSDWESPERD
- the purN gene encoding phosphoribosylglycinamide formyltransferase; translation: MISDAPGRLHPHPGRPARLVVLVSGGGSNLAALLEATQDPAYGARVVAVGADREGTGGVAMAQEAGIPTFVERVGGYPDRAAWDAALTAAVAAHEPDLVISAGFLKLCGAQFLERFGGRYVNTHNTLLPAFPGIHGPRDALDYGVKLAGATLFFVDQGVDTGAILAQVAVPVLEDDDVDTLTERIKVAERAQLVEQVGRLAREGWRIEGRRVRLGG
- the purH gene encoding bifunctional phosphoribosylaminoimidazolecarboxamide formyltransferase/IMP cyclohydrolase, yielding MSQNIVEPVGDQVPLRRALVSVYDKTGLTELATALHAAGVEIVSTGSTARTIAEAGVPVTPVEDVTGFPECLDGRVKTLHPRVHAGVLADRRLASHREELTELGVAPFDLVVVNLYPFTQTVASGAGVDECVEQIDIGGPTMVRAAAKNHPSVAVVVDPSRYDDVARAAAGGGFTLVERRALAAQAFRHTATYDVAVASWMGNVLAPDDEVDGTATGFPGWVGATWDRQAVLRYGENPHQRAALYTSGYGEAGLAQAEQLHGKAMSYNNYVDADAAWRAAHDHVGPAVAVVKHNNPCGIGTGEDIAEAHRKAHACDPVSAYGGVVAANRPVTAAMAEQLAPVFTEVVLAPDFEAAAVEILSRKKNVRLLRVAGASRGAVETRPISGGLLMQATDRIDAPGDDPAAWTLAAGPAADEATLADLEFAWRAVRAVKSNAVLLARDGASVGVGMGQVNRVDSCRLAVERANTLGTPVTSDVDAAGGAENVAGAAAPERARGAVAASDAFFPFADGLQVLVDAGVRAVVQPGGSIRDEEVVAAAEAAGVTMYFTGTRHFAH
- a CDS encoding oxidoreductase C-terminal domain-containing protein — encoded protein: MAVAGVGTVPGGHWDAALTHPAAVAAGLLGRNAPGTPAPYVFSTQLGHELTLVGRPHDGEEVVLRGDPATGPWTALYVTRDAYLPEDPAAGPARLVAGFTVDRPRDVSPLRKLLAGGARPVLDLEAALDPAVPLRRAVVQG
- a CDS encoding DUF3017 domain-containing protein; its protein translation is MTSTRLLRTTAFAVVAAAIVAVCALAVLVDARTGVTALAAFLAVGALLRAVVPESVVPGARTRTFDVVFLLALAVVLGYLSPWGNATLPAGS
- a CDS encoding hemolysin family protein, producing the protein MSGIAVDIALVLLFILLGGVFAASEMALVSLRESQVRAMAARGRAGARVAKLTGDSNRFLSAVQVGVTLAGFFSASFGAAQIAPVIAPVLAGWGVPESLAHGIAFIATTVVISYLSLVLGELVPKRLAMQSAEKFSLVVATPLDWIATVLRPVIWFLGASVDVVMRLLGRDPSAQREEMGTDELRSLVAEHESLGAEERDMVVELLSVGERTVQEIMTPRTEVEFLDAAMTVEEAQRLVGTLEHSRYPVCGENSDDVLGFVHVRDLISPAPHVRTIGDLVRDLLFFPTGKLVLNALTEMRKSHAHLAVVVDEYGGTDGIVTLEDVVEEFVGQIQDEYDREAPEVLGHGQVESVAGLLGRAEVARLLGQELPDGPYDTLAGFVMAELGRLPRVGDAVTWGDTVLTVTEMDGRRVDRVEIRRPSPLPTA
- a CDS encoding NADP-dependent isocitrate dehydrogenase, giving the protein MTKIKVAGPVVELDGDEMTRIIWQFIKDRLIHPYLDVDLRYYDLSIQNRDATDDQVTIDAANAIKEHNVGVKCATITPDEARVEEFGLKKMWVSPNGTIRNILGGVVFREPIIISNVPRLVPGWTKPIVIGRHAHGDQYKATNFKVPGAGQLTITFTPEDGSEPIQHVVANYGEDGGVAMGMYNYNKSIADFARASFSYGLQRNYPVYLSTKNTILKAYDGAFKDIFQEVFDNEYKAQFDEAGLTYEHRLIDDMVASAMKWEGGYVWACKNYDGDVQSDTVAQGFGSLGLMTSVLMTPDGKTVEAEAAHGTVTRHYRQHQQGKPTSTNPIASIFAWTGGLKHRGKLDGTPEVTGFAEALEDVVIKTVESGKMTKDLALLVGKDQEWQSTEEFLATLDENLQARLG
- a CDS encoding malate dehydrogenase, translated to MTTTPVNVTVTGAAGQIGYALLFRIASGQLLGPDTPVKLRLLEIPQGVKAAEGTAMELDDCAFPLLAGIDIFDDPKQGFEGANVALLVGARPRTKGMERGDLLEANGGIFRPQGEAINAGAADDIRVLVVGNPANTNALIAQQHAPDVPAERFTAMTRLDHNRALSQLAAKTGAPVSAIKNLTIWGNHSATQYPDIFHATVDGKPASELVDHSWLEEDFIPTVAKRGAAIIEARGASSAASAANAAIDHVYDWVNGTGEDSWTSAAIVSDGSYGVPEGLISSFPVRAKDGKWEIVQGLEVSEFSRGKIDASVAELTEERDAVKELGLV